In one window of Dermochelys coriacea isolate rDerCor1 chromosome 3, rDerCor1.pri.v4, whole genome shotgun sequence DNA:
- the FBXO28 gene encoding F-box only protein 28 isoform X2: protein MTLQQLCPITWLLKKTRMKRKGYSEKVCKRMDLVCQRMLNQGFLKVERYHNLCQKQVKAQLPRRESERRNHSLARHADILAAVETRLSLLNMTFMKYVDSNLCCFIPGKVIDEIYRVLRYVNSTRAPQRAHEVLQELRDISSMAMEYFDEKIVPILKRKLPGSDVSGRLIGAAPVPGPSAALTTMQLFSKQNPSRQEVTKLQQQVKTNGAGVTVLRREISELRTKVQEQQKQLQDQDQKLLEQTQIIGEQNARLAELERKLREVMESAVGSSSGSGSNEESLRKRRKAVESIDSPRKSKRLRNRK, encoded by the exons gtttgtaAGCGAATGGACTTGGTCTGCCAGCGAATGTTAAATCAGGGATTTCTGAAAGTGGAAAGATATCACAACTTGTGTCAGAAACAGGTTAAAGCACAACTTCCAAG GCGAGAGTCAGAAAGAAGAAACCATTCATTAGCTCGCCATGCAGACATCCTTGCTGCTGTAGAAACAAGGCTTTCTCTGTTAAATATGACTTTCATGAAATATGTGGATTCCAATCTCTGTTGCTTCATACCTGgaaag GTGATTGATGAAATTTATCGTGTGCTAAGGTACGTAAACTCGACAAGAGCCCCTCAGAGAGCCCATGAAGTCCTTCAGGAATTAAGAGACATCTCATCCATGGCTATGGAATACTTTGATGAGAAGATTGTTCCAATTCTAAAAAGAAAGTTGCCTGGATCAGATGTATCAGGTCGTCTTataggagctgccccag TTCCAGGTCCTTCTGCAGCCCTAACAACAATGCAACTATTCTCCAAGCAAAACCCTTCAAGGCAGGAAGTCACCAAACTCCAGCAGCAAGTCAAAACGAATGGTGCAGGTGTGACTGTTCTAAGGCGGGAAATTTCAGAGCTTCGCACCAAAGTGCAAGAACAGCAGAAACAGCTCCAAGACCAAGACCAGAAACTGCTAGAGCAAACCCAAATCATAGGTGAACAGAATGCCCGATTGGCTGAGCTTGAACGCAAACTGAGAGAAGTAATGGAAAGTGCAGTAGGAAGTTCTTCAGGTTCTGGTTCAAATGAGGAGTCCCTTAGGAAACGGAGAAAGGCAGTTGAATCCATAGACTCTCCTAGGAAATCCAAACGCCTTCGAAACAGAAAATAA